From one Halostagnicola larsenii XH-48 genomic stretch:
- the glmS gene encoding glutamine--fructose-6-phosphate transaminase (isomerizing) translates to MCGIIARVGDGSAIDPLLTGLENLEYRGYDSAGVAIQNGSGIDVQKRSGKVSDLKQSIDDLPLEGAVGIGHTRWSTHGPPTDENAHPHTDHVGDIAVVHNGIIENHARLKARLAADGHEFTSETDTEVIPHLIQSYIDAGMDTESAFRRAIADLEGSYAVAAMRSGEHVLYAARQGSPLVVGIEDDGFFLASDVPAFLEYTDTVVYLEDGDVVVVDSDGIEYTDQDGNPIDRERETVEWDPEQAGKGEYDHFMLKEISEQPTSIAQAIEGRIDPRSGTIDLERFERGTFEDIDEVQFVACGTSYHAALYGSTALNQVGISSTALLANEYSVAAPPIDDSTLVVAVTQSGETADTLNALRSAAAAGAKTMTVTNVIGSTASRVADETLLIRAGPEIGVAATKTFSSQALMLVLLARRVAADQTGEVRTDRRSLLEAADSMPESIETLLEQSQAASVASRYRDSQAYFFIGRGLGYSVALEGALKFKEITYEHAEGFASGELKHGPLALVTPETPLFAVFTGTEDEKTLKNAAEAQTRGAPVIAVCPPGHEAIEIADDHLAIPETDATLAGLLANVQLQLVSYYAATLLDRPIDKPRNLAKSVTVE, encoded by the coding sequence ATGTGTGGAATAATCGCCCGCGTGGGCGATGGAAGTGCGATAGATCCGTTGCTCACGGGCCTCGAAAATCTCGAGTATCGCGGCTACGACTCGGCGGGGGTCGCAATCCAGAACGGCAGTGGTATCGACGTCCAGAAACGGTCCGGAAAAGTTTCGGACTTGAAACAATCGATCGACGATCTCCCACTCGAGGGGGCCGTCGGAATCGGGCATACGCGATGGAGCACCCACGGGCCGCCGACCGACGAAAACGCCCACCCGCACACCGATCACGTCGGCGATATTGCCGTCGTCCACAACGGCATTATCGAAAACCACGCACGCTTGAAAGCCCGTCTCGCCGCCGACGGACACGAGTTCACGAGCGAGACGGATACCGAGGTAATCCCCCACCTGATCCAGTCGTATATCGACGCTGGTATGGACACGGAATCGGCGTTTCGACGCGCGATAGCGGACCTCGAGGGAAGCTACGCCGTCGCGGCCATGCGGTCGGGCGAGCACGTCCTGTATGCCGCGCGGCAGGGCTCGCCGCTCGTCGTCGGTATCGAGGACGACGGGTTCTTCCTCGCAAGCGACGTACCCGCGTTTCTCGAGTACACCGATACCGTGGTGTATCTCGAGGACGGTGATGTCGTCGTCGTCGACAGTGACGGAATCGAGTACACCGACCAGGACGGAAACCCGATCGATCGGGAGCGTGAAACCGTCGAATGGGACCCAGAACAGGCAGGGAAAGGCGAGTACGATCATTTCATGCTCAAGGAGATCAGCGAACAGCCGACCTCGATCGCACAGGCGATCGAAGGGCGGATCGATCCCCGCTCTGGAACGATCGACCTCGAGCGATTCGAACGGGGTACGTTCGAGGATATCGACGAGGTCCAGTTCGTCGCGTGCGGGACGTCCTACCACGCGGCGCTGTACGGTTCGACGGCGCTCAACCAGGTGGGGATTTCCTCGACGGCGTTGCTCGCCAACGAGTATTCGGTCGCTGCGCCGCCGATCGACGACAGCACGCTCGTCGTCGCCGTCACCCAGAGCGGCGAGACGGCGGATACGCTGAACGCCCTTCGAAGTGCGGCAGCCGCCGGAGCCAAGACGATGACGGTCACGAACGTGATCGGATCCACCGCATCACGCGTCGCGGACGAAACCCTCCTCATCAGGGCGGGTCCAGAAATCGGCGTCGCGGCGACGAAGACGTTCTCATCGCAGGCGCTCATGCTCGTGTTGCTGGCGAGGCGAGTCGCAGCGGATCAGACGGGCGAGGTCCGGACCGATCGACGCTCGCTTCTCGAGGCGGCCGATTCGATGCCGGAGTCGATCGAGACGCTACTCGAACAGTCCCAGGCGGCATCGGTCGCCAGCCGGTACAGGGATTCTCAGGCCTACTTTTTCATCGGCCGTGGGCTGGGGTACTCGGTTGCACTCGAGGGAGCGCTGAAGTTCAAGGAAATCACCTACGAACACGCCGAGGGGTTCGCTTCGGGTGAACTGAAACACGGGCCGCTCGCATTAGTGACGCCGGAAACGCCCCTCTTTGCGGTATTTACCGGGACGGAAGACGAGAAGACGCTGAAAAACGCCGCGGAAGCCCAGACGCGCGGTGCGCCCGTGATCGCAGTCTGTCCGCCAGGGCACGAAGCGATCGAAATCGCGGACGAT
- a CDS encoding cytochrome C biogenesis protein, protein MAGLGVLGTFAGLFGAAYWVGQNILGGLTILEPAVGVVLVVFGLLVVFDMAPSLSVALPKRPTGLTGFGIFGAGYALAAAGCVAPVFLGVVTQAMTMDVLPAMLIVASYVGIIVVLMVALTVATGVGLVANAGWIANHTKAIERLAGAVMIIAGLGQIYLALFVNTY, encoded by the coding sequence GTGGCCGGACTCGGTGTCTTGGGTACCTTCGCGGGCCTTTTCGGAGCGGCGTACTGGGTGGGTCAGAACATCCTCGGGGGATTGACGATACTCGAACCCGCCGTCGGCGTCGTGCTGGTCGTATTCGGACTCCTCGTCGTGTTTGATATGGCGCCATCACTGTCGGTAGCCCTGCCGAAGCGTCCGACGGGGCTGACCGGCTTTGGAATCTTCGGTGCGGGGTACGCACTCGCAGCAGCAGGCTGCGTTGCACCGGTTTTTCTCGGCGTCGTAACCCAGGCGATGACGATGGACGTACTACCGGCGATGTTGATCGTCGCCTCGTACGTCGGGATCATCGTTGTGTTGATGGTCGCGCTGACGGTCGCGACGGGCGTCGGACTCGTCGCGAACGCCGGTTGGATCGCCAATCACACGAAAGCCATCGAACGACTCGCGGGCGCCGTGATGATCATCGCCGGCCTCGGGCAGATCTATCTGGCGTTGTTCGTCAATACGTACTGA
- a CDS encoding TlpA family protein disulfide reductase has product MRRRDVLAGLGSVGALATAGTAAVYGVPSISALTGDDGERRHDPVSIRTLDAPGSEPGEISIPNEEQVMFVDLFATDCNPCQEQMPELREAHERIGDEVQFVSVTNESDDVVADEDIVEWWDEYDANWTVGRDTMSDLIVHYGAATPIGIAFDSDGRLQWEESGRKTADQVVTELEAVLEADNGS; this is encoded by the coding sequence ATGCGTAGGCGGGATGTGCTCGCAGGACTGGGGAGCGTGGGTGCCCTCGCCACTGCCGGTACTGCCGCAGTTTATGGGGTTCCATCGATCTCCGCGTTGACAGGCGACGACGGCGAACGACGTCACGATCCGGTTTCGATTCGAACCCTCGATGCACCCGGAAGCGAACCGGGCGAAATTTCGATCCCGAACGAAGAGCAGGTGATGTTCGTGGATCTGTTTGCGACAGACTGTAACCCGTGTCAAGAACAGATGCCGGAACTCCGGGAGGCCCACGAGCGTATCGGCGATGAGGTGCAGTTCGTCTCTGTGACGAACGAAAGCGATGACGTGGTCGCGGACGAGGATATCGTCGAGTGGTGGGACGAATACGACGCTAACTGGACGGTCGGTCGCGATACGATGTCCGATTTGATCGTTCATTACGGGGCGGCAACGCCGATCGGGATCGCGTTCGATTCCGATGGGCGGCTCCAGTGGGAAGAATCCGGGAGAAAAACGGCTGATCAAGTCGTCACCGAACTCGAGGCTGTCCTCGAGGCTGACAACGGGTCGTAA
- a CDS encoding SCO family protein, translating to MDRRSYLGSLAGTGALGLAGCLDSVGGFGNSDTALGPPDREHDLSKAVHPIHGDEFPSFSIPDALSDEVVSRDDYVGERAFLMTFIFTSCTDECGTLVNMCRLVQEDAAAEGYDDDIAFLLMTFDPETDDAGALREYGREHGADVEAENWRFLRPETQDEALDLVNETFGAPVDVQPPQEGDHYDDGNESADGNESADTNETNASSDENHDAEDHGDDSGHGDGHADEGTTHYYMIFLVNEDGIVERSYPRAHTEIPTDVIDDVQTVVENDA from the coding sequence ATGGATAGACGTTCGTACCTAGGTTCGCTGGCGGGTACTGGCGCCCTTGGCCTCGCCGGTTGTCTTGATAGCGTCGGCGGCTTCGGTAATAGCGACACCGCGCTTGGTCCACCGGACCGAGAACATGACTTATCGAAAGCGGTCCATCCTATTCACGGCGACGAGTTCCCGTCCTTTTCTATTCCCGATGCGTTGTCCGACGAGGTAGTTTCTCGAGACGATTACGTCGGCGAACGAGCGTTTCTTATGACCTTCATTTTCACGTCGTGTACCGACGAGTGTGGGACACTCGTGAATATGTGCAGACTCGTTCAGGAAGACGCCGCTGCCGAAGGGTACGACGACGATATCGCGTTCCTATTGATGACGTTCGATCCCGAAACTGACGACGCTGGGGCACTTCGCGAATACGGACGCGAACACGGAGCCGACGTCGAAGCCGAGAATTGGCGGTTCCTTCGCCCGGAAACACAGGACGAGGCGCTTGATCTGGTTAACGAAACGTTCGGTGCGCCGGTCGATGTGCAGCCACCACAGGAAGGCGACCACTACGATGACGGCAACGAAAGCGCCGATGGCAACGAGAGCGCAGATACGAACGAGACAAACGCTAGTAGTGATGAAAATCACGATGCTGAGGATCACGGCGACGATTCAGGGCACGGTGACGGGCATGCCGATGAAGGGACTACGCACTATTACATGATCTTTCTCGTCAACGAAGACGGAATCGTCGAACGGTCGTATCCGAGAGCTCACACCGAAATACCGACGGACGTAATCGACGACGTTCAAACGGTGGTCGAGAACGATGCGTAG
- a CDS encoding DUF5786 family protein gives MGFGSYDESEQQQETTEEDDGEAVNVHEHDHDGQMTVESSASTDELISQLGEMKDDE, from the coding sequence ATGGGTTTTGGAAGCTACGACGAATCCGAGCAACAGCAAGAAACGACAGAGGAAGATGACGGCGAAGCGGTGAATGTCCACGAGCACGATCACGACGGGCAGATGACCGTCGAATCGAGCGCATCGACCGATGAACTCATCTCGCAACTTGGCGAAATGAAAGACGACGAATAG